AAAACGCCCCAAAATTGCCTCAGAGTCGGgcgttcaatccaagatggcagccttcctgttgggtttagaGCATAGGTCATAGTTGACTTTTTTGCCCGTCCCAACCTAATAAATGAGTGTAACAAGTTTCGTTCTTGTACTGTACGTTAAACCCTACACCAGATGACCCaatagcccctcccacttccaatttccCACTCTTATTCACTTATAACGACTTTCATGCGTACATTTTCACCAGGATGTCTTGAtgcgatatgttaaaaaaagaaaaagacccaAAAAATCCGATCCATGTCGTCCCACTTTTCGGCAACATTCTGGAGGGGTGGTCTGGAACCTAAAAGGGGCGGAGCTAGATACTGcagtcctgtgattggtcaaaagtGTCACTTCTGTTCTTTACATCCGAGaaagggtgtttgtgtgtttcactgcATTACTGCCTGGCTTTTACACTACAGCATGTACAGCTGTTTTAGGGGGCAGGGTTTAAACCTATGAAGATTCTCTTCAAATGAGGAAGTGTTAAATGAAAACTCTTTAAAAGCAAAAGATTTAAAAGGgaatgttctgtttctgtgcaaGAAAGGCCTAAACTGCCATGTTAGCATTTGACTgctaatattttttaaataacgtGGAATGAACTCCAAAAGAAACTTGTTAAACATTATATagttttgattgacagacaCACCCACAGTGGAAACTAAAGCCACACAAAGGCTTTTACTGTCTCTGAAATGTAACCAAAACAAGCTGAACGGCTCTGTTCACCTGGTTTTTGATAAAACCTGACATGGACTTGACTCACacattcttatttttgtttctttttgtcctcCCTCCAGCGTCCTGGGCTGCAGATCACCTCACAGACGTCGCTACAAGAGGATTCAGGGAGACTGATTTCACACTGATgcaacaggaagtgaaacatggaacaagggaaaacaaaaaagtgggGGAGACTCACTTCCTTTAACTATGAGGAGAGGAGTTTGTAAACTTTAGCTGTTCACTTTTGTTTACAAGATACAAGAGGATTTTTATGAACCTGTGATGCTGCCGCTGTGGGTTTGAAACGCAACGTGACCTTTCATGACCCCAGCACTTGAAGACAAACTCTGACCTCAGTCCAGAGGGTCTCACAGCGGTCACAGCGGTCAGTGACCCGGTCACAACAGCAACACACCCTCTGTGATTTCGACATAATGTAGACTTTGTGGTGAAGACGTCAcacacatattaaaaaaagaaagtcccTGATGAGACACACAGTGAACCACTGTCCTAATCCCATGTGTTTCGgcctccactacactaggtggcagtaTTTCCCCCAAAAATATTCCATTCTTTAAGGTTTAACAGagcataaaaacacagtttcttGCCATGTTTTTCTTGGATGTGTTCATCCGACTCTTGAAATTCAGTTTAGTGCAAgtttaacacacatttgcacttattttacacaatttagCCCAAGTTTAGCACATGTTTGCACTTATTTTACAGTCTGATTTTAGCCCAATCAACACAATAGATcagttttttcatgatttcatgcatgatttttattgtgatttctgttctgttgtttgtAACAGAACTCCACCTCAAATactttgttctttttaaaaaatatgactGAGTGGGACTAAAACTCTACACAGTCGCCCAGTAATTCTCCCCAAATGATCGAtgaacaagcaaacaaactgtAGACAACAAAGTTTGAACACAATCAACCCAGattaaaatcacataaaaacagaGCGTCAGCTGAAGGTGCTGACTCTCTGGAGACATGAGGACAAAGTGAGCAGCGGCTCTCTCTCCTACTTTTATTTCCTCAGACCGATGATTGACCGCAGCTGTGAGAGCGACACAGGTGCAGCCGATAATCTGCTgattaacaaacaaaacctgACACCTAGAAACTGGATTATGATTCAAAAACAGTCCATCCCTGCTGATTGTTTTAGTCTGATGTAAAGACTAAAATatgttatctttattattaagGAAGTTACTGTTTGTAActagcttttttttaatctgttttatatATTAGTTTGCAGAATTATGCTAAAATCTGGGATTAAAGCCATTAACTACAAGTGCAGAATATGGATTAAGGGGCAGCTCTAGATTAGAataaaaaatcaacaacatGTACTTTATGGTATTTTTAGGTGACCTTGAAACCTGCCGGTCAGGAAATGCTGgagattttcatttaaaattacatttttggaaCTTTTGAAACACGTTTACGCATTGatacatagttttttttaaagcactttgatctgttttgctctgttttaatgttttactcTGTTTAAACTGAGCACAGtttgattgttgtgtgtttcagtgtaatAATCCATGAAGTAACAGTTATTACACACGACAGTGAAgctgaaggggaaaaaacacagtttacattatcatcactttcattttaaagcacatttttatgaTTCTGTAAACATTTTGCACTGTCACGTTAATGTCACTGCTCCTGTGACTACATCGTTTTATGTTTTGGGgtaaaaggatttttttaagtatatagtaataataaatcattgcttttctttttgtaataaatgtttttcactCATTTGTTACTTTCTTTGTCAAAAATGGATTGAATACTAGGATGGATGCTTCAATCCTACTTTCTTATGTGAAaccaatatcacaaccttgattatccacagacactgagattaaaatcagaaagtcCGAATCCTGAGATTGAAGTCGGCATTCTAAGATTAGTAAGAAAGTCGAAATTCTGAGATCAGAGTCTGAAAATCgggattctgagattaaagtcagaaagtcaaAATTCTCAGATCAGAGTATGAAAATCgggattctgagattaaagccagaaagtcggaattctgaaattaaagtcagaaaatcaggaattctgagattaaagtcatacagaattctgagattaaagtcagaaattcggaattctgggattaaagtcggaaattcagaattctgagattaaaatcagaaattcggaattctgagatcaaaatcaaaaagtctgaattctgagattaaaatcataaattctgaattctgagattagagtctgaaagtctgaattctgagattagagtctgaattctgagattaaagtcagaaagtcagagattaaaatcagaaaatgggaattctgagaaaaattcAAGCTGGTTAGTTCTTAATGCATATTCCCATTCAACTGCTGGAAAACCAATAGTACAATgcgacaaaagaaaaacaaaaatcacaccaTAGCAGATGAGAAATATCAAATTaactcattattttttttattattggtcCAATATATCCAAAAAGAAATTAATTTGAGGTAAAGATAAATTGcatcaaaaacaacatcaatatACAAGTGTATTCATAATTACAACAAGGTGTTATTCACATCCAAATGTACATTATTAGGAACTCTGAAcgtaaacagaaacagaaagttaAGAAAGACCAAAAGACTGGATTTCACACGTTCATGAGTCGTACGAGTTAAAACTATAAGTTCCCACAGGTTTGATTGTTCGCGTTTTTTCCTGTGCTTCATGTGCGAGAAAAGAGTGCGCGAGGAAgacgggagggaaaaaaaacaacaggacatTTGGCTTAAAAACGTTTGATTTGTacattgagaaaaaaaggaaatttctCCTCTGTTTACAGCTTTTTTTACAGTGCGACCATTTTAGTCGTCCATTTTATAGGCGTATACAGTGGCGGCCATTTTATAAGCGTACACACTGGTGGCCATCTTAGTCGTCCATTTTAAAGGCGTGTACAGTGGCGACAATTTTATAgatgtatacagtggcagccattttagctGATCTAACCTGAATTGCTGAAAGACAGGTTTTTGGCAGGTTAACAAACTGATCTCTTATTTTGAGCAGGCATTTCTGCCAGGAGGTGGAgctaaatacatacatacatacatatacagtatatatatataaatatatatagtgcAAACAATAATCAGCAGgcaacagtatatatatatatatctatatctataaaTATAGACATAGATATAATACAGGGCTTTTACAATAGCTATGAgttgagaggggaaaaaaacaagagcatCAAGAATAAAGAAAGATTTAACCGATTTTGTTTTGCCAGATTTACAAAAGAAACTAAAATGATATTATTCACATTCTCATCGGAACAACAACATCCCTTTTTTTCATACAAAAATAGACTACGCTGTATTTTATAACTCAGCTGTACATTGGGGTAAACTGAATATACAGAATATTGTCATTAgagcaaaacaaaaggaaaaaaaaaaaaaaaagatcagctACTTCATTTACACCAGAGAGCAAGAAAGTCTACAGATGCACTGATGCCGCTTCTTTACAAACGTTTTATTTCCTTAGCtgtaaacaaaatgacaaaaaagtacCGATCACATCGATTAAAGTGCTCTAGAGCACAACTAGTGGCCAAAAATTCTACAGCACCCATTTAATCTTCTTTAATTCCAGGGCTTTTCCTGATCTCCTGCTGTTGACAACTGTGTAAAACCAATCtattttgacatattatgtaTATGATGTTTAAAGGATTTAAAAGGATGCAAAGAGTGGAAAATTAGCAAAATGGTGATTTCAAGGCATGTAATTCTCCACAATATTTGAGAAAAACAACCAGCCAGTGCAGAAAAACTGACTCTAAACACAGTCAttcagcctgtttttttttgcatcaggCTCCATTCAACTTTTCTGCACTcaattaaatacaaaacatttgtgtctttaaagCTGAACGAGGGACACACGGAGGAGAATCAACGAGTAAAACCTGGCTCAGGAAagcaacatgttttaaataagcTCCGAGTAGCAAAAAAACTACCAAAAAAAGCTGACATTTTCCCAATGTTGCTGCCCCTGATGTCTGCAAGTCTGCTATGGAGATATTTTCAAACAGAAATTAGGACCGTGGGATgtaaaagatgaacatttccgCCATTTTTTAAGGTCACAACATGGTGATAGTAAAGTAAATTATCACCTGCTTGAGAATCACCAGTCAAAAATACGTGATATAGGATTAAGTTGTTGACATATAGGAGTCATTCATGCTCAAACTCTCACTTACAATCTCTATGGTCAACAACAATCTCAGGGAAAAGTCACCCAGTCACTGATGTCAGATTATCTCAGATTAAGGGCAAACCACATGAGCATAAGATTCAAGCCCGGCAACAAACGTGTCACAGACGAGACGACGTCACATCACCAGACGTCTACATCTGTGACTCATTTAAGTCCATGTGTGAAATCAAGTagcattcttttttctttaaatattccCCTCACGTCCAGGGTTGGGTCACATCTAGTGCTGACACTGCAGATTAGATTCCGGGGCTTGTGTAGCTACGTGGCAGACTCTGACGGAGAGGCTTCCAATATATGGAGATTAATCAGAGAATGAagggttttaaaaacacaaatattcccGATTGCACGGATGGATTTTGGGCCTTTAAATGTGAGACTTTTGACCACAAAACTCTTTTTAGCATCAACAATTCCAACAGGGATTAAGAATAGACCTAAGTGTGCAGAGagaattatttaaattatgacctcaaagagacaaaaatcaTAACAATGGGATGTGGAGATGTTAGACAAGTGCCACTACGGCAAGAAAATGGCATATGAATCAAAAAAATGGATAACTCAAAGAGAATTAAATGTGTCCGTGTCAGTAATGGACACTGTACCGAGTTTGACCACCAGGTGGTGCTGCCGCACtgtgcacaaaataaaacacaggcgCACAAGGAAACACCCAATCAAAGTGAACAAGGAGACTCGAGGTGTTCGACTCCGGCACTCACACCACAGTGCCATCATTGTCAAAGTGCCATCAATGCCGTCAAGATGCCTCCAAAGAAATAATCCTTAAAAAGCTCCAGTGAGAGAAAAATGAAGTTAAGTAATAGTGAAAAAGTTGCTTTATATCAAAGAGAACATTTGGTTTAAGTAGCTGTAGATTGAGCCATTGAATAATGATGTCCtttctggtctgtgaaggccaccgtagttccctggaGCTCAAGGGAAAGGGGGGCAGatttctgcagtctcaccactagatgtcaccgTTTCCTACGTGAACCGCTACTGCCacaaaaacttatttttttgtacattttaacaacagtggcaaaaaaaaaagcagtagaaaaatgatCCACCGTAACAAAACATGCAAGAATAACAGGTGTGGTTGCGAAGTATAAAATATTAGCTTCCTTATTTATAGCAAATTAGACACATTTCAGAAGAATTCCGATATCGGTGGAGAGTTCTTAGTGTCATTTTCACAACAAGACACGGTGAGGAAACCTTAAAGGAACTTCACATCCTCTCAAAAGAACAGTTCAGAGtctgccttcaaaataaaagcttaacTGTTCCCTCATCCCTCACATTTGGCTCAATGTGAAAATGGGCGGAAAAAACAAACCGCggttaaataaacacacaaaaaaagaacattggCAACCGACAATGAGGAAAATAAGAAGTAgaaaaagttaatgtacattgAGCAGAGATGTCTCGTTTCCCTGCTGTCCTTGAACGCACCGTTTGTTACCTCTGTTGCAGGTCAGGACGACGTCACCCGCTGTACAATCGTCTCAGCAGAGAACAGGAGCGGCTGCTCGGCTGTTCCTTTTCCTTGGCGTgacattgagtgtgtgtgtgtgtgtgtgataaagagagtgagtgagtgagtgagggggagagagagagagagagagagataagtcGGTGTCTCAGTTCGTCTCACTCCGTTTGTCTTCAGTCTGTTTGTCCTGGAGCAGAGTGATGAGCGACTCCCACGACGCCTGACACTGCagagtcacacagagacacgagaCATATCATTTCACACCCTTCTCAGTTTCTTTAACATCGTAATGTTCCAAACAACATTTTATTGGagtgttttaaacacattacACGACGCTAAAAGACGTGGAAACCTTTCCTTACTGGGCCATAAACTCATGGAAACACTGGTGTTGACAATCACACTGGAGCATTTTTACAAGTGAAGATGTGTCTGTCTCCAGATGTCTCCAGCAACTCCAGATGCTACAACGTTCAGCTAGCGCTAACGACGAGTAGCTAGCTCCGGCTCTGTTTACGCCACCATATTGGCGGGAAAACTCTCAGGCAGAGATCCAGCCGTGCACTGGCTGTATGTATCTGACCCTCGTATAAAGTATTATTACTGGAGTTTGTACCTTCTCGTAGTAGTTGATGTTTTTGTCGGCCATGCCGGTGAGGAGCTGCTTGAAGTCTTGCCGCTTGTTGCTCTGCCAGCGTTCCCAGTCGGCCTTCAGGTCGGCGTTGAAACACTCCACCTTGTCCTGGCATTTCTCCACCTCCACGGGCATCTACAGCGACACAGAGACAACTACAGCTACGGGGGGTTTGAAGGGACATAATACAACAGTGCGTTTTACTATCGTCACAGGGAGTCTGTGTGGCTTTAGCTTGTATGGAAGTGTACTGTTGGTTCACAGAagcatgttgttgtttatttattatatttttgagttaaaaaggttatttttcctagaaaaaaatctaaatttctgctctattttatataaaaacatcatttcaacTTTGCCATACTTTAATCTCATTTCATTGACATTACTTACTACTGGTGGGATTTTCTCATGGGATTTTGAAGTATATCGtgaaaatgtactgttttttttttaaatttctttttgaAATTCAGGAAAACTGATCTGAAATAGGGCTGTAACTGTTATTAGTCGATTATTAAATATTGTTATCATCAATTAATaggttttttgatttttcagtttcttaaatgtgaatattttctggcttctttgctccatgtaacaaagaaatcattaaaactgattcatttccaggtttgataaaAACTGATCaatatatttcaacattttacgaaccaaacaactaatcaattaagCGACAGATTTTGAAACTTGAAAAATGTATCTCGCTAATTCAGAAATACAGAGATGACAATATTGTTTTAATGGAAATAATCTGAAATTTATGgatgattaaaataattttttttttttttttaaatggaaaataatcaaatttaaactgaaaaactgtttatttttctcGTTAATTCAGAAAAACTGAGCTGAAATCATTGTGTGACACTTCAGTGCGCCTTTACATCTTAATGAATTTGTGTGTCAGTTACACACAGTTAGAGTAAATTTCTGTTAAAATTAAAACCGTTTTGTGAATAAATCAACTCTGGTCTTCACACTTTGGGTGAAAAGAACTTCAGAGTAAAGACACTTGTGGACACGTGAAGAGCAAACACAGCAGTTTTAAAAACGTCCACATGGGACAGGGAGACGCTTACAGGCATTTTGTCCTCCTGTCTGCGCAGTATGGCCGCCTCGAGCCGTCCCTCGTACTCGGCCTGGCTCTGGTCCCGCTTCCTCAAGACCGTCTGTGATCAAAAAACATTAGAGGTGTGTGTCATTGATAGTGAGGATCTGCCGAGTCATGAGTCAGAAGAGGATGTGACACAAGCAGAATTCACAGATGACACTTCCGTTTTTTTGGTCGGGGAGGAGGGGTCAAAGGTGACAcgtctgcgtctgtgtgtgtcaaaggATTAAGTGTCTAAGGACGACTTCGctttaacatattttactgCTTTAACAACAAATCTGTGGGGAAAAACCAACAAAAGCAAGAGATAAGTGGAAGataaacactgttttaaaggttcagtgcgTAAGATTCAGGTGATATTATTTCCATTTGGCACAATTTATAAACTGAATGATCCGTATAATTTTCCACCAGGAGCTGCTCTTCTCcaaaaatcaacaattttttGAAGGTTATAACGAGAACTCTTTCGCTGAGGTGAAAGGAGATTCAGCTGTAATACACAACTTCACCAGCAGACGTCACTAAATCCCACACTGTGCACCTTCATATGAaagctctccctctctctcgagCATCTCACCTTCATGGACTCCACATAGAGGACGTACTCTCGGAGCACGGGCAGAAAGTCCTGACTCATGTTCTCGCTCAGGTCGTCCATGGCACAGCAGCACTTTGACACGGTGGTGGCCACGCCCTCCAGGGGGCGATGCAGCTCCTCCTCCGAGCCTGCCCAGCTGGAGTACACGGAGCCGTACTCGCGCTGCTCCGTCAGGTACTCTGGAGCCCAAACGACACATCACAACGAAGCTCGTCACGAGAAAGTTAGCCACGTGACGCGAGACtgaataacaacacacacactgactcgtgtgtggtgtgtgtgtggacacacagctgcaggTAAGAGAGCAGGAAGTAGGAGTGTGCAGTGCAAACAGCACTACAGTGGAGTAGTCGGTAAAAGCTCAGTAAGATGCACATTTTTTTGACCTGCAGTCATTTTCGTATATTTGCAAAGACTCAATTAAATGTTGATTCAAATCAACAAAACTGACTTTTAAGTATTTGTCACAAAACTGAACACCATGTTTAAAAGGGAAGTCCGGTATTTGTTCCCCAGcaatatttggagaaagccaGGATTGACAGGAcaatgtgtacgtgtgtgcgcgAACGctgcaaggtttttttttttttacgagaaTCAGTGAATGCATCACGGGCCAAGCAGAACTATATCTGCGAGTCATGGAGGAGACAAGAGacgtgctgttgttgttgttgttgttgttgttgtctgactCTTACAATAACAAGCCATTTATTTACTtgcaaaaacaagcactttttaaTGGAGATCACTCAGAAGGCGGCGGTTTCCCCCGTAAGGTTACACTGCAGCCATAGATGCCCGTTGTGGCTGCCACCCAAGGGCGATCTTCTGGACCATAATGAAACTTACACCCAAATTTATACACAAAGGGCCCAGGGCGAAAAATACCAGAATTCTCCTTGAACAGAGTGAACCATAGCTCCTAGACCGTTTTGCGATAACTAGAAAATTCCAAAACTACAGACTGGGGATCTGTGCAGGGTaatagatgaatggatggatactggaaagcagcagaaatagagctttgcacacATATTACTTAACGGTAACGGTAGAACCTCATGACTTCCGCAcgacgaccgtccaatcacagacaaagattcaccagcgcgttgtgacgtcagcttctcagtacattaaattcctaaacggtttaaataactgccagacatggaaagtgaaagttgtcTTGGTCATGAGAGGATTATTAATCACTCCCGTCTCCTTCATCGTTACCTGACTGCTCCTTGAGGATCCTCTGAGCGATGCGATCAATGGTCCCCAGTTTCTGCGTGAACGTGTCCAGGTACTCGCCCATGGCGCAGAACTCCGCCGGCCGCGCTCGCAGCTTGTAGCCTCCGGCCACGTGCTTCACCGACTCGCCCACTTTGGTCAGCAGAGCCAGACCCTGACGCTTGTTCAGGTCCTGCAGTCACAGAAGAAACTCACACATGTTACACctgtcctgtctcctcctcacagGGATCAATAAAAGTCTTTGTCTCGCGTCTCTCTGCTACTTAGAGACTAAATCTGTGGTTGTAGGCAGACGTGGCAAAATCACGAGCCAAGTCGAGAGGCGAAGAGGAAGCAGCTCTGCATTCTGTGGTCGTGCATCCGACTGGAAGGATTCGGTGTTTTGATTTGTATTGGACAAAACCCAGCAGGAGAAGCTGAGTAATACAAGAAACTGTGTGGTGGAGCCAAGTTCACGATGCAGAGATTGCTGTGGAAAACGACCACCACGACGTGCGGTCATGCGATTGGTCACGCGCTACGCTGTCTTTCACCAGGAGGAGGCGCCGACTGATGGGTCTAATCGCGGAATCACACGAGAAGTGACGGGGAATAAAGTGGGAAAAACCAGATttaattcagtttgtttttatgtcttcttttctcctccttctctctgatGAGCCGCTGtggttttcttgtttattttcagtcataAACTGTgtataaaatagataaaacacACTCCTGAGCTATTGATCGGCAGGTTTCCCcgcataaacataaaataaacatttttcttgtttgaaaagtgaagccaagATGAAAGGTAGCAgtttgccaccagggggcgaatTCACTGGTTGCAATGGAGAAATACATTCAACATTAGTTTATAACTTGACTAGATTTATGTCTTCTTTAATGGAATatcatgttattttttaaaattatgtttccatttagaggaaaatagacaataaaaacacatagaaGTGCCGTCCAGTAGGTGCCTGGTTGTAGGCGACGTTTACGAACGAAAATCATGAATCTCAAAGCATCAAAACCAGAAAACATCAACAgcattcatttcttttataaGGTCTATGATTTTACGtctaataaagaataaaaatatccttttcttctctttcttcttcactgtGTCCAAACTCAGTTTTTATGCTCAAGGAAATGAGATCAGGGTCTAAGGTACAATCCCTAATCCCAAAACCTTCCAGTGAGCAGATCATGAGGCTTAAATACTTGTAAGTGTGAACCAGGCTTAAAAGAACACAGTGAAACCGAGAATACCGAGTGAAACATTAGACAAAACGTACGGGAAAGAAAAGcctgtgtgatgttaaatatgGGACTTTCCCGTCCTGGTGCGATGGGTCTCACCTTGGCAGCGAGGAAAGCGTTCAGGTGTGGGTTGAAGGAG
This Solea solea chromosome 19, fSolSol10.1, whole genome shotgun sequence DNA region includes the following protein-coding sequences:
- the snx30 gene encoding sorting nexin-30, with the protein product MSVGAPRGLASSGQKPISEILHPLGAAEEPLSPGPDVTVNVDGDKEAVLTNGTPVETSSPASASSLFNRLQLDDDLEVDGRDPYISTETQDLFVTVDDPKKHVSTMETYITYRVSTKTTRIEFDLPEYCVRRRYQDFDWLRIKLEDSQPTHLIPPLPEKFVMKGVVDRFSEEFVETRMKALDKFLKRVADHPVLSFNPHLNAFLAAKDLNKRQGLALLTKVGESVKHVAGGYKLRARPAEFCAMGEYLDTFTQKLGTIDRIAQRILKEQSEYLTEQREYGSVYSSWAGSEEELHRPLEGVATTVSKCCCAMDDLSENMSQDFLPVLREYVLYVESMKTVLRKRDQSQAEYEGRLEAAILRRQEDKMPMPVEVEKCQDKVECFNADLKADWERWQSNKRQDFKQLLTGMADKNINYYEKCQASWESLITLLQDKQTEDKRSETN